The proteins below are encoded in one region of Bacillota bacterium:
- the gmd gene encoding GDP-mannose 4,6-dehydratase, which translates to MSKTALITGVTGQDGAYLAELLLDKGYTVHGIKRRASSFNTQRVDHLYTDPHEGHPRFLLHYGDVTDSTNVIRLIQETQPDEIYHLAAQSHVHVSFESPEYTANADALGTLRLLEALRILDMTDKVRFYNAATSELYGLVQEIPQTEKTPFYPRSPYAAAKLYSYWITVNYREAYNIFASNGILFNHESPIRGETFVTRKITMAAARIKLGLQEKLFLGNLNAKRDWGYAKDYVEAMWLMLQQEKPDDFVIATGETHSVREFCEETFKELGIDLEWRGSGAEEKGIDADTGRVIIEVDPKYFRPTDVEILIGDASKAREKLGWQPRVTFKELVRIMARADYEETKKLAILKEEALFQESR; encoded by the coding sequence ATGTCAAAAACAGCATTAATAACCGGCGTGACCGGTCAAGATGGTGCTTATCTGGCTGAGTTATTACTAGATAAGGGCTATACGGTACATGGCATTAAAAGGAGAGCATCCTCTTTTAATACTCAAAGAGTTGATCACCTTTACACAGATCCACATGAGGGTCATCCTAGGTTTCTTCTGCATTATGGAGATGTTACGGATTCCACAAACGTGATTCGCTTAATCCAGGAGACGCAGCCGGATGAGATTTATCACCTGGCCGCACAAAGCCACGTGCACGTTTCATTTGAGTCACCGGAATACACCGCAAACGCAGATGCGCTCGGTACATTACGGTTACTTGAAGCTTTGCGTATCCTTGATATGACGGATAAAGTTCGCTTCTATAATGCAGCAACAAGCGAGCTATATGGCCTTGTGCAGGAAATCCCACAAACAGAGAAAACGCCATTTTATCCAAGAAGCCCCTATGCAGCAGCTAAACTTTATAGCTATTGGATAACCGTTAACTACCGCGAGGCATATAACATCTTTGCAAGTAACGGGATCTTGTTTAATCATGAGTCGCCAATACGAGGCGAGACGTTTGTTACTCGAAAGATAACCATGGCGGCAGCCCGCATCAAGCTTGGTCTACAAGAAAAACTATTTCTTGGCAACCTAAATGCCAAGAGAGATTGGGGTTATGCCAAGGATTATGTTGAGGCGATGTGGCTTATGCTTCAGCAGGAAAAGCCTGATGATTTCGTAATTGCAACTGGAGAGACCCATTCGGTTAGGGAGTTCTGTGAAGAAACATTTAAAGAGCTTGGTATAGACCTTGAATGGCGGGGAAGTGGAGCTGAGGAGAAGGGTATCGACGCTGATACGGGTCGCGTTATTATCGAAGTTGACCCAAAATACTTCCGTCCAACCGATGTTGAGATATTAATCGGTGATGCATCAAAGGCACGCGAGAAACTTGGTTGGCAGCCAAGAGTTACGTTTAAAGAGCTAGTTAGGATTATGGCTAGAGCTGATTATGAGGAAACTAAGAAGCTAGCGATATTGAAGGAAGAAGCTCTGTTTCAGGAGAGTCGATGA
- a CDS encoding UDP-glucose/GDP-mannose dehydrogenase family protein, translated as MKLAIVGTGHVGLISGACFAEVGHHVVCIDIDQEKIKTLQAGNLTIHEPGLEDIVKRNVGHGRLLFTSDIASGIAESEVVFIVVGTPPLEDGKSDLSYVYEAAAAIGKALRGGYTVVAVMSTVPVGTSSEVEAIIKENLTCSDGAIEFDVASNPEFLREGTAVFDRMHPHRIVVGVNSKRAADILSRVYEPYNAPIWVVDRSTSELAKYACNAFLATKISFINEIANICELTGANVEKIAKIMGQDPRIGPDFLKAGIGYGGSCFPKDTRALDHIALTQGHNFELLKAVIKVNNIQKERFVEKIRSSVGSFTDKTIAVFGLSFKPNTDDVREAPALWIIRTLLDEGARVRAYDPVAVDKAVATLGKQPGLKMCASPYEAAEGADLLAIVTEWDEFKKLDLSILRSAMKHPVVYDGRNIYSVEKMAEAGFEYYSVGRPVANNEHVTLLNRTVKN; from the coding sequence ATGAAGCTAGCTATTGTGGGTACTGGACATGTAGGTCTGATTTCTGGCGCCTGTTTCGCAGAGGTTGGCCATCACGTCGTGTGCATCGATATCGACCAAGAAAAAATAAAGACGCTACAAGCTGGCAATCTAACTATTCATGAACCGGGTCTTGAAGATATTGTTAAGCGCAATGTAGGCCACGGCAGGCTACTTTTTACCTCAGATATAGCCAGTGGTATAGCTGAGTCCGAGGTAGTCTTTATTGTAGTCGGTACACCTCCACTTGAAGATGGAAAAAGCGATCTTAGTTACGTATATGAGGCAGCGGCTGCAATCGGCAAAGCTTTACGAGGTGGCTACACAGTGGTTGCCGTTATGAGTACAGTACCGGTTGGCACATCCTCAGAGGTCGAGGCAATCATAAAAGAAAATTTAACGTGCAGTGATGGAGCAATTGAGTTTGATGTAGCATCTAACCCTGAGTTCTTGCGCGAAGGCACTGCTGTTTTTGACCGCATGCATCCCCACAGAATTGTCGTCGGAGTCAATAGCAAGAGAGCGGCTGATATCTTAAGCAGAGTGTATGAGCCATATAATGCACCTATTTGGGTTGTTGACAGGTCAACCTCTGAACTTGCCAAGTATGCTTGCAACGCATTTTTAGCAACCAAGATATCATTCATCAACGAAATCGCAAATATCTGTGAATTGACGGGAGCTAATGTTGAGAAAATTGCTAAGATCATGGGACAAGACCCACGAATCGGCCCAGATTTTCTTAAAGCTGGTATTGGTTATGGGGGCTCATGCTTTCCAAAAGATACACGAGCGTTGGATCATATCGCTCTTACACAGGGCCATAATTTTGAGCTTTTGAAGGCGGTCATCAAGGTCAATAACATTCAAAAAGAGCGGTTTGTTGAAAAGATACGAAGTTCTGTTGGTAGCTTTACTGATAAAACAATAGCAGTTTTTGGGCTCTCGTTTAAGCCAAATACTGATGACGTTCGCGAAGCACCCGCGCTCTGGATAATCCGAACCCTTTTAGATGAAGGCGCTCGAGTTAGAGCCTACGATCCGGTAGCGGTCGACAAAGCAGTTGCAACTTTAGGCAAACAACCTGGGCTTAAAATGTGCGCGAGTCCGTATGAGGCCGCTGAGGGTGCTGATTTGTTGGCTATTGTAACTGAATGGGATGAGTTTAAGAAGCTGGATTTGAGCATATTGCGCTCAGCAATGAAGCACCCTGTAGTCTACGATGGGCGCAATATTTATTCAGTGGAAAAAATGGCAGAGGCTGGGTTTGAGTATTACTCAGTCGGACGTCCGGTGGCAAACAATGAGCATGTAACCTTGCTTAATCGTACGGTTAAAAATTAG
- a CDS encoding winged helix-turn-helix transcriptional regulator: MHKDEVFLKEAEALHSLRALEEIEKNPKISQRELSNRLGVALGITNALLKTLVRKGLIKIRGENNRSLTYHLTRAGVLAKSQLAVKWTLNTIDFYRQARKDVFKKLQELAEQDVKTVALYGRNELAEIAAIVAPEVKLEIIAIIDDQASDGKKVFLGYPIMSFEDLATKQLDAIIICLEVDDNHLRRFGQSINLATTRLYRLI; the protein is encoded by the coding sequence ATGCATAAAGATGAGGTTTTTTTAAAAGAAGCCGAAGCCCTACATAGTCTCCGTGCCCTTGAAGAAATCGAAAAGAATCCAAAAATTTCTCAACGGGAGCTTTCTAATCGTCTTGGGGTTGCCCTTGGCATTACCAACGCGCTTCTTAAAACATTAGTCCGCAAAGGACTTATTAAGATTCGCGGTGAGAATAATCGCTCTTTAACTTATCACCTTACACGTGCTGGAGTTCTAGCCAAAAGTCAGCTGGCAGTAAAGTGGACTTTAAATACAATAGATTTTTATCGTCAGGCAAGGAAGGATGTTTTTAAAAAATTGCAAGAGCTGGCTGAACAGGATGTAAAAACTGTAGCATTATACGGCAGAAACGAACTAGCGGAAATAGCTGCTATTGTGGCGCCTGAAGTGAAGCTTGAAATTATTGCTATTATCGATGACCAAGCATCAGATGGTAAAAAAGTCTTCCTAGGGTATCCAATAATGAGTTTTGAAGATTTAGCCACGAAGCAATTGGATGCGATTATTATTTGTCTAGAGGTGGATGATAACCATTTAAGAAGGTTTGGTCAATCCATAAACCTAGCTACAACACGATTGTATCGTCTAATCTAG
- a CDS encoding glycosyltransferase, with translation MSQALELKTESKINAIAVYSGAHPAHQRLLANCCSKNIKMLGEWSAGKQVSIRIKLRSYLSTAMMLRANKANVIIIEGTLPAALMAPVIKFLNRRPKQVIALCADDALYRAFVEASALTRIIIRHGFRSVSGIIAIGDLTAKLAKKHLKPLPIAVRYPPIPQDKVDKLSPIEPALNSHNLVLIGGGSQYCKGVDIAIKCLFELRQQFSDAKLTILGFHGIAEQPGIVSPGPVSDISSYLSSSSVLIHPVRGDAFPLVVAEAMLAGVVPFVSEWTGASSLAKQVSSELVVPLNAEEFAKRIIAFWTDTPNNRNAMSSKCKQVAQKFLVDGRNQPSLVKFIEKIRN, from the coding sequence ATGAGCCAAGCATTAGAACTTAAAACCGAAAGCAAAATAAATGCGATTGCCGTTTATTCAGGCGCCCATCCTGCGCATCAGAGGCTTCTAGCCAACTGCTGCAGCAAAAATATCAAAATGTTAGGTGAATGGTCTGCTGGTAAACAAGTTTCAATTAGAATAAAACTGCGTTCATACCTATCCACTGCCATGATGCTTAGGGCAAACAAAGCCAATGTGATTATTATTGAAGGAACCTTACCGGCCGCTTTAATGGCACCAGTAATCAAATTCCTCAACCGGCGCCCAAAACAAGTTATCGCCCTGTGTGCTGACGATGCTCTATATCGAGCTTTTGTTGAAGCTAGTGCCCTGACTCGTATCATCATTCGACATGGTTTCCGGTCTGTCTCAGGTATCATTGCCATTGGCGATTTAACAGCGAAACTAGCCAAAAAACATCTAAAACCACTACCTATTGCAGTCAGGTATCCACCGATACCTCAAGATAAGGTGGATAAGCTCTCACCAATAGAGCCCGCACTAAACTCACATAACTTGGTCCTTATTGGAGGTGGAAGCCAGTATTGTAAGGGTGTAGATATCGCTATAAAATGCTTGTTTGAGCTCCGGCAGCAATTTTCTGACGCCAAGCTGACAATTTTAGGATTTCATGGTATTGCAGAGCAACCTGGAATAGTTTCACCTGGTCCGGTAAGCGACATAAGCTCTTACCTATCATCATCCTCAGTGCTTATCCACCCCGTTAGGGGTGATGCATTTCCACTAGTAGTAGCTGAAGCAATGCTCGCTGGAGTTGTGCCTTTTGTTTCGGAGTGGACCGGCGCTTCCAGTTTAGCTAAGCAGGTATCATCTGAATTGGTAGTACCACTTAATGCTGAAGAATTTGCAAAAAGAATTATAGCCTTTTGGACGGATACGCCGAACAATCGAAATGCAATGTCTTCAAAATGCAAACAAGTAGCACAAAAATTTCTTGTGGATGGCAGGAATCAACCTTCGTTGGTTAAGTTTATTGAAAAGATACGCAACTAA